From the Caldalkalibacillus thermarum genome, one window contains:
- a CDS encoding DMT family transporter, which produces MALSGDVTSSLWLRYKGIAMVIVAASLWGLSGTVAQFLFQQEGLDVNWLVTVRLLVSGVLLLLFAAWRGAGASIWSVWCDRTTRVRLILFGVAGMLGVQYTYFAAIEAGNAAMATLLQYLGPLFVFVYVALRLFKLPSRTECMALILALLGIFLLVTNGKVGQLTVPGSAVAWGLASAIALAFYTLYPAQLLERFGSAVTVGWGMVIGGVGIGLVNPVWQVSVEHWSLITVGMILFVIFFGTLLPFFLYLDSLRFIKPTETSLVACAEPLAAAISSIIWLKVSFGPLQAVGGLFIMVTVFLLSARTDGEVQTDGLNA; this is translated from the coding sequence TTGGCTTTGTCCGGTGATGTCACATCCAGTTTATGGTTGCGCTATAAAGGTATTGCCATGGTGATTGTCGCTGCCAGTTTGTGGGGGCTGTCTGGAACAGTCGCCCAGTTTCTTTTTCAACAGGAAGGTCTTGATGTCAACTGGCTGGTTACGGTCCGTTTACTCGTCTCCGGTGTGCTGTTACTCCTGTTCGCTGCTTGGCGCGGTGCAGGGGCAAGCATCTGGTCTGTGTGGTGCGATCGGACAACGAGGGTGCGGCTGATACTCTTCGGTGTAGCGGGCATGTTGGGGGTCCAATACACCTATTTTGCTGCCATTGAAGCTGGAAATGCTGCGATGGCCACGTTGCTGCAATACTTAGGACCCCTATTCGTCTTTGTTTATGTCGCCCTGCGTTTATTTAAGCTTCCTTCGCGGACTGAATGTATGGCGCTCATCCTGGCCCTTTTAGGCATTTTTTTACTGGTAACGAATGGTAAAGTGGGTCAGTTGACTGTACCTGGCAGTGCTGTCGCCTGGGGGTTGGCTTCTGCTATAGCCCTGGCTTTTTATACGTTATACCCCGCACAGCTGCTTGAGCGTTTTGGATCGGCTGTCACGGTTGGATGGGGCATGGTCATTGGCGGCGTTGGTATTGGCTTGGTAAATCCGGTGTGGCAGGTGTCTGTCGAGCATTGGTCATTGATCACGGTGGGTATGATCCTCTTCGTGATCTTTTTCGGAACATTATTGCCCTTCTTTCTGTATTTAGACAGTTTGCGATTTATCAAGCCTACAGAGACAAGCCTGGTGGCTTGTGCTGAGCCTCTGGCCGCTGCTATTTCATCCATTATTTGGCTGAAAGTCTCTTTTGGCCCGCTGCAAGCAGTGGGCGGCTTGTTCATCATGGTCACAGTGTTCCTCCTTTCGGCCAGAACGGATGGGGAGGTGCAAACAGATGGGCTCAATGCCTGA
- a CDS encoding ribonuclease H-like YkuK family protein has product MSFISPTLGTLSLEEMVRNITAFINEDPQAKYKVVIGTDSHTGSLSTLFVTALIIHRLGKGARFYYQKRSMRKMTDLRHRIYLETELSLKLIDSLKACGLFFVLSEWPIEVHIDIGKQGETRQLIQEVVGWVTSVGYVAKIKPESYGASSVADKFTS; this is encoded by the coding sequence TTGTCTTTTATCAGCCCCACATTAGGTACTTTGTCTTTAGAAGAAATGGTGAGAAACATCACTGCTTTTATAAATGAAGATCCACAAGCAAAGTACAAGGTTGTCATCGGCACCGATTCCCACACAGGTTCATTATCCACTCTGTTTGTCACCGCATTGATCATCCACCGTTTAGGCAAGGGAGCCCGGTTTTATTATCAGAAACGAAGTATGAGAAAAATGACCGATCTTCGGCACCGTATTTATCTGGAAACGGAACTGAGCTTAAAGCTGATCGATTCCCTCAAAGCGTGTGGATTGTTCTTTGTGCTCAGCGAGTGGCCGATCGAGGTGCATATTGATATTGGCAAGCAAGGAGAAACCCGGCAACTGATTCAAGAGGTTGTTGGCTGGGTGACCTCCGTTGGCTATGTGGCCAAAATTAAGCCAGAATCTTATGGTGCCAGTTCCGTTGCCGACAAGTTTACTTCTTAA
- a CDS encoding low molecular weight protein-tyrosine-phosphatase — translation MVKVLFVCLGNICRSPMAEAVFRHKVKEAGLEDKISVDSAGTGHWHIGEPPHEGTRRILSKNGINYSGIKARQISADDLEAFDYIVAMDEENVRHLKQLALKEHHPKIVRLLEFLPDSDTLNVPDPYFTGNFEYVYQLINESCDHLLRYIRQREQL, via the coding sequence ATGGTTAAGGTACTGTTCGTCTGTTTGGGAAATATTTGTCGTTCTCCCATGGCTGAAGCTGTTTTTCGCCATAAAGTTAAAGAGGCAGGATTGGAAGACAAAATTTCCGTAGATTCGGCCGGAACCGGCCATTGGCATATTGGCGAGCCGCCCCATGAAGGCACTCGCCGAATTTTGAGTAAGAACGGGATTAACTACTCTGGGATTAAAGCCCGGCAAATCAGTGCGGATGATCTGGAAGCGTTTGATTACATCGTCGCGATGGATGAAGAAAATGTCCGCCATTTGAAGCAGTTGGCGCTTAAAGAGCACCATCCTAAAATCGTCCGTTTACTGGAATTTCTCCCCGACAGTGACACCCTGAATGTCCCGGATCCTTATTTTACAGGAAACTTTGAATATGTGTATCAGCTGATTAATGAGAGTTGTGATCATTTGCTGCGCTATATCCGCCAGCGTGAGCAGTTATGA
- the ptsP gene encoding phosphoenolpyruvate--protein phosphotransferase: MSVTIEGIGASNGIAIAKAFRLESPELLVEKKSVSDPDAEILRLTEAIESAKRELQKIKAHTEQQMGKDKAAIFDAHLLVLNDPELINPIKEKIKHERVNAEYALEDVARMVVNMFEQMDNEYMRERAADIRDVTQRVLAHLLGVTIPNPSLISEEVIIVAHDLTPSDTAQLNRRFVKGFTTDIGGRTSHSAIMARSLEIPAVVGTKIVTEKIESGTTIIVDGNEGKVVVNPTPEELHSYEQKRQDYLKQKATWSKLINDPTLSADGHQVELAANIGTPDDLASVLDNGAEGIGLYRTEFLYMGRDQLPSEEEQFEAYKQVLEKMKDKPVVVRTLDIGGDKELPYLDLPQELNPFLGFRAIRLCLDQQDLFRTQLRALLRASIYGNLKIMFPMIATLEEYRQARAILEEEKQKLVEAGVQVADSIEVGIMVEVPSTAVLADRFAKEVDFFSIGTNDLIQYTLAADRMNERVSYLYQPFHPALLRLIRNVIQAAHHEGKWVGMCGEMAGDPVAIPILLGLGLDEFSMSATSILPARHQIKHLSKAQAESVVEELLNMDTAEEVVNFVKKNFPIS; this comes from the coding sequence ATGTCAGTAACGATTGAGGGCATCGGAGCATCAAACGGAATAGCGATTGCCAAAGCATTCCGTTTGGAAAGCCCAGAGCTTTTAGTTGAAAAGAAATCTGTCTCTGATCCAGATGCGGAAATCCTCCGCCTGACAGAAGCGATTGAAAGCGCAAAACGTGAATTGCAAAAGATAAAGGCACATACGGAGCAACAGATGGGGAAGGACAAGGCAGCTATCTTTGACGCTCACCTGCTGGTGCTTAATGATCCTGAATTAATAAACCCAATAAAAGAAAAGATTAAACATGAGCGGGTCAATGCTGAATACGCCTTGGAAGACGTCGCCCGGATGGTTGTGAACATGTTTGAGCAAATGGACAATGAATATATGCGGGAGCGCGCAGCCGACATCCGTGATGTCACCCAGCGGGTTCTGGCTCATTTACTGGGGGTTACTATTCCCAACCCTAGCCTGATCAGCGAAGAGGTGATCATTGTTGCCCATGACTTGACACCTTCGGACACCGCCCAGCTTAACCGCCGCTTCGTCAAAGGTTTTACCACGGATATAGGCGGGCGCACATCCCACTCGGCGATTATGGCCCGTTCATTAGAGATCCCAGCGGTCGTCGGCACCAAGATTGTAACTGAAAAAATTGAAAGCGGTACAACCATTATAGTAGATGGCAACGAAGGTAAGGTGGTTGTTAACCCAACACCTGAAGAACTTCACAGCTATGAACAAAAACGGCAAGATTATCTCAAGCAGAAAGCAACCTGGTCCAAACTGATTAACGATCCTACCCTTTCGGCAGACGGCCACCAAGTAGAGCTGGCTGCCAATATTGGCACCCCAGATGATCTTGCCTCCGTTCTGGACAATGGCGCAGAAGGCATCGGGCTGTACCGCACCGAATTTTTATACATGGGACGGGATCAGTTGCCCTCAGAAGAGGAACAATTTGAGGCTTATAAACAAGTTTTGGAAAAAATGAAGGACAAGCCGGTGGTTGTCCGCACTTTAGATATCGGCGGAGACAAGGAATTACCCTATCTTGATCTGCCTCAAGAATTGAACCCGTTTCTTGGTTTTAGAGCCATCCGTCTCTGCCTGGACCAACAGGACCTGTTCCGCACCCAATTACGGGCCTTGCTCAGGGCAAGCATCTACGGCAATTTAAAGATCATGTTTCCCATGATTGCTACCCTTGAGGAGTATAGACAAGCCAGAGCCATCTTAGAGGAAGAAAAACAAAAGCTGGTGGAAGCAGGTGTGCAGGTGGCTGACAGCATTGAAGTGGGGATCATGGTTGAAGTGCCCTCAACGGCTGTGTTAGCCGACCGCTTTGCCAAAGAAGTCGATTTCTTCAGTATTGGCACTAATGATTTGATTCAGTACACCCTGGCTGCAGACCGGATGAATGAACGGGTATCCTACTTGTATCAGCCCTTTCATCCGGCTTTATTGCGTCTGATTCGCAACGTGATTCAAGCCGCTCATCACGAAGGAAAGTGGGTCGGCATGTGCGGCGAGATGGCGGGTGATCCAGTGGCCATCCCCATTTTGTTGGGATTGGGTCTCGATGAGTTTAGCATGAGCGCCACTTCCATTTTACCTGCCAGACATCAAATCAAACATTTAAGTAAAGCTCAGGCGGAAAGCGTCGTTGAGGAGCTCCTCAATATGGATACGGCTGAAGAAGTTGTCAACTTTGTAAAGAAAAACTTTCCTATTTCCTAA
- a CDS encoding phosphocarrier protein HPr: MAVKKFKVTSETGIHARPATALVQTAGKFSSEISLEYNGKSVNLKSIMGVMSLGIPQGAEITITAHGDDEEEALKSIADTIKNEGLGETCQ, encoded by the coding sequence ATGGCAGTGAAAAAATTTAAAGTGACGAGTGAAACAGGGATTCATGCCCGCCCAGCTACGGCTTTGGTTCAAACCGCAGGTAAATTCAGCTCGGAGATTAGCCTGGAGTATAACGGCAAATCAGTCAATCTGAAATCAATCATGGGTGTGATGTCTTTGGGAATTCCCCAAGGTGCCGAAATTACGATCACCGCACATGGGGACGATGAGGAAGAAGCGTTGAAATCCATTGCAGACACCATCAAGAACGAAGGGCTTGGTGAAACATGTCAGTAA
- a CDS encoding (S)-benzoin forming benzil reductase — protein MKYVLITGASRGLGEALVRQLLQEGYHLFCISRRKNENLLHEAQQKNVPLEYVEHDLRDVAGLEQVMRHIFDQIDLTKAETIALINNAGVVEPVKPIEKCTTEELTANIHVNLLAPMVLTSLFVKLAAQFNGDKRMMNISSGAGKRAVHGWSAYCTSKAGLDMFTRCVGLEQEGQDHPVKVLSVAPGIVDTDMQTHIRSARREDFPDVERFMEYKVQGQLLPPAFVAEKLIRLFFEESWPTGGVVDIRDYL, from the coding sequence ATGAAATATGTGCTGATTACGGGCGCATCAAGAGGATTGGGAGAAGCTCTGGTCCGACAATTGCTGCAGGAAGGGTACCATCTGTTTTGCATCTCCCGCCGTAAAAACGAAAACCTGCTTCATGAAGCCCAACAAAAAAATGTACCCCTTGAATATGTTGAGCATGATTTGCGAGACGTAGCTGGATTAGAGCAAGTGATGCGGCATATCTTTGACCAGATCGATTTGACCAAGGCTGAAACGATCGCTTTGATTAACAATGCGGGGGTTGTAGAACCGGTTAAGCCCATTGAAAAATGTACAACAGAAGAGCTTACAGCCAACATCCATGTCAATTTGCTGGCTCCTATGGTGTTAACTTCTCTGTTTGTCAAACTAGCAGCACAGTTTAATGGGGATAAGCGCATGATGAATATTTCTTCCGGCGCAGGGAAACGGGCTGTCCACGGCTGGAGTGCCTATTGCACTTCAAAGGCAGGATTGGACATGTTTACACGTTGTGTAGGTCTTGAACAGGAAGGACAGGACCATCCCGTTAAAGTATTGTCCGTTGCACCTGGCATTGTTGACACAGACATGCAAACGCACATTCGCTCAGCTCGACGTGAGGATTTTCCTGATGTGGAAAGGTTTATGGAGTACAAAGTCCAAGGACAGCTTCTTCCTCCCGCTTTTGTTGCCGAAAAGCTGATCCGCCTGTTCTTTGAAGAAAGCTGGCCTACAGGAGGTGTGGTGGATATCCGTGATTACCTCTAG
- a CDS encoding fructosamine kinase family protein, translating to MIHTVKAILHEMGDSSSLIEVQPVHGGDISQAFEVRTEQDHYFVKINRNAAPDIFQKEADGLQQLRQAGALSVPQVYHVSPAGADHGYIVMEWVPREPASDSEARLGRGLAQLHQYTHTRYGLAEDNYIGKLPQPNGWQTSWPRFLREKRLGYQAKLAEEKGRLPAPRKARLEKLLDRLEQWVPDHQQPVMLHGDLWSGNWLAGPNGEPYLIDPAVFYGDREFELAFTELFGGFSPRFYAAYRDVQPLSDYYEDVRPLYQLYYLLVHLNLFGESYGPAVDRILRHYVG from the coding sequence ATGATACATACCGTAAAAGCTATTTTGCATGAAATGGGAGACTCATCGTCCCTGATTGAGGTGCAGCCAGTACATGGCGGAGATATCAGTCAGGCATTTGAAGTGCGAACAGAGCAGGACCACTATTTTGTAAAAATAAATAGGAATGCTGCTCCTGACATTTTCCAAAAAGAAGCTGACGGACTGCAACAATTACGCCAGGCAGGTGCGCTGTCTGTTCCCCAGGTGTACCATGTCAGCCCTGCTGGTGCTGATCATGGGTATATCGTGATGGAATGGGTTCCCAGAGAACCGGCCAGTGACAGTGAAGCAAGGCTGGGCCGGGGGCTTGCCCAATTGCATCAGTATACCCATACCCGCTACGGTTTAGCAGAAGATAATTATATTGGCAAATTGCCCCAGCCCAACGGATGGCAGACGAGCTGGCCCCGTTTCCTAAGAGAAAAGCGGCTGGGCTACCAGGCCAAATTAGCGGAAGAAAAGGGGAGGCTCCCCGCACCGAGAAAAGCAAGGCTGGAAAAGCTCCTGGACAGACTTGAGCAATGGGTTCCTGATCATCAGCAGCCTGTTATGCTGCATGGTGATCTGTGGAGTGGCAACTGGCTGGCCGGCCCCAATGGAGAGCCCTACCTGATCGATCCTGCTGTCTTTTATGGGGATCGGGAATTTGAACTTGCCTTTACAGAGCTTTTTGGCGGCTTTTCACCGCGTTTTTATGCTGCCTATCGGGATGTGCAGCCCCTGTCAGATTATTATGAGGATGTTCGCCCTCTTTATCAGTTGTATTACTTGCTTGTGCACTTGAATTTGTTCGGTGAATCCTATGGTCCGGCTGTGGACCGTATTTTAAGGCACTATGTAGGTTAG
- a CDS encoding PTS sugar transporter subunit IIA → MFKKWFAKMRKPSEETLVAPLSGQVVQLEEVPDPTFSQKMMGDGIAIQPVEGKVVSPVDGEIVQVFHTKHAVGIRSGAGAEILIHIGLETVQMQGEGFEAHVKQGDKVKAGDLLIAFDLDLVKEKAASTVTPMVITNGDQIENLDKIHHNDVTAGQHELIKLKMKE, encoded by the coding sequence ATGTTTAAAAAATGGTTCGCTAAAATGCGTAAACCCAGTGAAGAAACCTTAGTCGCCCCCTTAAGCGGCCAAGTGGTTCAGCTGGAGGAGGTGCCGGATCCCACATTTTCACAAAAAATGATGGGGGATGGGATTGCCATTCAACCGGTGGAAGGAAAAGTCGTTTCTCCCGTAGACGGTGAGATTGTGCAGGTCTTCCACACCAAACACGCAGTGGGCATACGTTCCGGTGCCGGGGCAGAAATATTGATTCATATTGGCCTAGAGACGGTTCAAATGCAGGGAGAAGGTTTTGAAGCTCATGTTAAGCAGGGTGACAAAGTCAAGGCGGGCGACCTGCTGATTGCCTTCGATCTTGACTTGGTTAAGGAAAAAGCGGCCAGCACGGTCACACCGATGGTAATTACCAATGGAGACCAGATTGAAAATCTGGACAAAATCCACCATAATGATGTTACAGCCGGACAACATGAGCTGATCAAGCTGAAAATGAAGGAGTAG
- a CDS encoding Na+/H+ antiporter NhaC family protein, whose protein sequence is MEQTALSLVPPILALAMVILTRRVLLSLGVGIVVGALMINDYAILASISQVAQIVLNIFYVDGALNDWELYIIFFLFLLGMIAALVSLSGGNKAFGEWAMARVKTRVGAQLTTVVLGIIIFIDDYFNSLAVGQVSRPLTDRHRVSRAKLAYLIDSTAAPVCILSPVSSWGAYIITIIGGILAAHSVVQYEALQAFLIMIPMNFYAIFAILLICAVALFSLDIGAMKQHEMRAIEKGELIDPSKGDVPGDQSDLPVSEKGRVRDLIWPIGALVGGTVFVMIYTGIRESEGPVSVLSIFENTDVALALLSGGLIGLIVALGLTVTKQMTLSLIGSGLWAGIKSMLPAVYILIFAWTMIEIIGELGTGTYLAGLVDAHLNISLLPALLFIIAGIMAFSTGTSWGTFGIMLPIAGEIAALTDVSMLLPSLAAVLAGSVFGDHCSPISDTTILSSTGAGCHHIDHVLTQLPYALMVAGITVVGYVVLGFTGSPLFGLLSALAAFGVALLILKQAARPVVRA, encoded by the coding sequence ATGGAACAAACAGCGTTATCTTTGGTGCCGCCCATACTTGCCTTGGCGATGGTGATTTTAACACGCCGGGTGCTGCTCTCTCTGGGTGTGGGGATTGTCGTTGGAGCACTGATGATTAATGACTACGCCATTCTAGCTAGTATAAGCCAAGTTGCCCAGATCGTCCTAAATATCTTTTATGTGGACGGTGCATTAAATGACTGGGAACTTTATATTATTTTCTTTTTGTTTTTGTTAGGGATGATAGCTGCTCTGGTCTCCTTGTCTGGAGGAAACAAAGCCTTTGGGGAATGGGCGATGGCGCGGGTGAAAACCAGGGTCGGCGCCCAGTTAACAACGGTTGTACTGGGAATTATCATTTTTATCGATGACTATTTTAACAGCCTGGCCGTTGGACAGGTGAGCCGTCCCTTAACGGACCGTCACCGCGTGTCACGGGCTAAATTGGCTTATCTGATTGATTCTACTGCTGCACCTGTCTGTATTTTGTCCCCGGTCTCGAGCTGGGGCGCCTATATCATTACCATTATTGGCGGCATTCTGGCTGCCCACAGCGTTGTGCAGTATGAAGCTTTGCAGGCATTTTTGATAATGATCCCCATGAATTTCTATGCCATATTTGCCATCTTGCTGATTTGTGCTGTGGCTTTGTTCTCCCTTGATATTGGAGCCATGAAGCAGCATGAGATGAGGGCCATAGAAAAAGGTGAATTGATAGATCCGAGCAAGGGCGATGTCCCAGGCGATCAGAGCGATCTACCGGTCAGTGAGAAAGGAAGAGTCAGAGACCTCATTTGGCCGATTGGCGCTCTCGTGGGCGGCACGGTCTTTGTTATGATTTACACAGGCATTCGGGAATCTGAAGGGCCTGTCAGCGTTCTTTCAATTTTTGAAAATACAGATGTGGCCCTTGCTTTATTGTCCGGGGGACTAATTGGGCTTATCGTGGCTTTGGGTTTAACTGTGACCAAACAGATGACTCTTAGTCTCATTGGATCAGGTTTGTGGGCTGGAATCAAATCGATGTTGCCGGCCGTGTATATCTTAATTTTTGCTTGGACCATGATTGAAATTATCGGGGAGTTGGGAACCGGAACGTATTTGGCCGGACTGGTTGATGCCCATCTGAACATAAGTCTCTTGCCAGCTCTGTTATTCATCATTGCGGGCATCATGGCCTTTTCAACGGGCACCTCGTGGGGAACGTTTGGGATTATGCTGCCCATTGCCGGGGAGATTGCAGCTTTAACAGATGTGTCCATGTTACTGCCTTCGCTGGCAGCCGTATTGGCCGGTTCCGTTTTTGGTGACCACTGTTCTCCCATTTCGGATACCACTATTTTGTCCTCAACGGGCGCAGGGTGCCATCACATTGATCACGTCCTTACCCAGCTGCCGTATGCCCTTATGGTTGCCGGCATTACAGTGGTGGGTTATGTGGTACTCGGCTTTACGGGCAGCCCATTATTCGGATTGTTGTCTGCTTTGGCCGCTTTTGGGGTTGCGTTGCTTATCCTCAAGCAAGCAGCAAGACCTGTTGTGCGTGCATAG